taaaaaagggagtcagacggtggcgcagcgggttaagcgcacgtggagtaaagcacaagtactggtgtaaggataccggttcgagcccccggctccccacctgcaaggggagtcgctttacaggcaatgaagcaggtctgcaggtgtctttctctccctctctctgtcttcccctcctctctccatttctctctgttctatccaacaacaacatcaataacaacaacaataagtacaacaatgcaaaaaacaaacaaacaagggcaacaaaagggaaaaaaaatagtggtccaggaggtggcacagtgataaagctttggactttcaagcatgaggtcccgagttcgatccccagcagcacatgtgccagagttatgtctggttctttctctctcctcttatctttctcataaataaataaaatctttaaaaaaaataaccatcAAGGCATTTTCAAATGATAAACTACTGAAACAATGACAAAGCTATGTTTTACATAAATAGTATAGTCTCTCTGTCATTTCTAGTAATTACTAGGCACACAGTGAAAACTTAATGTTTCTGttgaactttaaaataaatatgtttagggagtagatagcataatggttatacaaaaagactctcaagcctgaggctccaaagccccaagttcaatcccccacaccaccataagccagagctgagcagtgctctggctaaaacaaatgaaaagataTGTTTAAATTGAGAATTCTCAATCTTATGTAACATATATCTTATATAATGTATGTCTCATGAGCAGGTATACTTAcctgtttttttaaactttaattttttcccttttgttgctattgttgcttatcattgttattattgttgttgttggataggacagagagaaatggagagaggaggggaagacagagacggggagagaaagacagacacctgcagacctgcttcaccacttgtggagccacCCTCctgaaggtgtgtgtgggggctcgaacccaatccttatgggggtccttgtgctgtgtgccatgtacacttaaccacctGTATTACCGCCTCACCCCTTGGGCCTTTGTATTCAGATACAGAAATAGATGGGGGACACATAACACCTTTGGTGTTTCCCTTGGGGCCAAAGCATCTCCTGCATGGTGCTGAGGCCCAAACCTGGATGGCACACACGGAAAGGCATGTGTTCCCTCTCGGCCCACCCTCCCCCTCTACTATGAACTAAAtcaacttctttttttgcctctagttgtTCGGGTTCCTGGCAACCCAAATCAAATTATTCAGAGAGAAATCTCCCTCATCCTACAGattcccagatgatctcctctCTCACATAAACAGTTTCTCCCTGTTGTGTCTTAACTCCTGTTTGAAGCTTGATAAGTATTACTTTAATGTAGAACTTATGCACAAATTTCTCAATACTCCTTTCCATAGCCTTCCCCCTCGGTTAATTAATTGCATGCCTCACCGGTTTCCAAAATAGGTATGCCATCTGTGGCGTTTTGGTCATCTGCAGTTTCTACGTTCTCCGAGGCTTCTGTCTCTGGTGGTGGCTTCTGTGTGAGCGTGCTGGAAGTTGAAGCTTCCTCAGCTGAGAAATGATATCTTTATGTCACCCTCAAGAAGGGGCTCAGGGAAGGGAACACTCCTTATTCTCTTTAATTTTCTCTATGGCTTCCAACTatccaagatcttttttttttttttttcataaatcaaGTAAAAGAATTAGAGAAGTGATCACTCTTCCTAAAAATTACATTAATTCAAAGAGATTCTAATTGTTGGACATATATGGCAGGGGTGGACAGAACATGCAGTTAGACATTTTGAGACTGGGGTTTTTCTTTGGGACCTTTCTTACAGGTTTTGGAGTCTCAATCACAATGGCAAGAGGACTCCCAGAGAGTCTAAAAAGGTCAAAATAATTACCCAAGTGCAAAGAAATCAACTATCAGCTCATAGGCTGCAAATCTTCCTTAATTTCTTAGTCCTCATCTTCCTACTCCCCCACACTAGACCCAGGTCTCACCTGATACTTGCACAATGGAGGTATGACTCAGTGACACTTTCTCATAGTGGGAAAGGAGCAAACAAAGTCACCTGACCCTCCAAAGCCTGTATTTATGTTAGTGAAGTCTAGCACACTGCAGGGAGGCACCTTACAACATAGCCCATTCTAGAGTTTGATCAGGAGGTACCTGTTACCTGAGGAGGCCTGACTACCTGGCGAGAGATATTCACGCACATGAAAAACTCCAGATGAAATTCCTCTCTACGCATGGCTGCCTCCTAGAAATAGAGACAAAAGTTTAATCTGCAGTGAAGAGTTCTTTGGAAAGATGAAGATGGACAAAACTGACAAGGACCAGGTGTTTTCAGTACTAATAGATCCGTAGGACTCAACAGCAGGAAGTGATATATAAAGCATCTgttttgccacctgcaggggagtcgcttcacaggcggtgaagcaggtctgcaggtgtctgtctttctctccccctctctgtcttcccctcctctctctatttctctctgtcctatccaacgacgacaacatcagtaacaacaacaataactacaacaataaaacaacaagggcaacataaagggaaaatgaatttttttttaaaaaaagcatctattttgggcaggggaagatagcataatggttatgcaaagggactctcatgcttgaggctccaaagtcctcaggtttaatccccaccaccataagccatggctgaacagagctctggggggggaaaaaagcctctatTTTTGCACTTGTCAGGCAAGAGGTTGGCCTAGGCAAAGCATCTTCTTTTCCCAACTGCTGAGAGGATCTAAAAGGCAGGACTCCTACAGAGAGACCTCTTCTCTGCAGGACTGAGCTCAATGGCCCTAGAGAGCCTACCCTACTCAGAAGCCTTTCTCCAAGCCCGGTCCAGAGGATCAAGCTGAGGTGCTTGGCACACTGTTCAACAAACACCTTCCCTCTCCCTTACTTTCTTCTTAAAAGTATCACactgagagtcgggctgtagcgcagcgggttaagcgcaggtggcgcaaagcacaagcaccggcataaggatcccggttcgaaccccggctccccacctgcaggggagtcgcttcacaggtggtgaagcaggtctgcaggtgtctttctctcctcctctctgtcttcccctcctctctccatttctctctgtcctatccaacgacgacaataataactgcaacaataaaaaaacaacaatggcaacaaaaagggaataaataaatattttaaaaaaaagtatcacaCTAACTACAGGGTAATGAGTTCAGTCCCAGGAACACTACCACCAGGGCCATGGAGTTCTCGCGGTAAGGTGAGGCTGCCTTTCTCATTTCTACTCAGAAaaagcagatctctggtccacccccccatagttttctttctttctctctctctctttctcccttccttctttctctttaccagagcactgctcagctctggcttatggtgatggtggtggtggtggtcgtcgtcgtgggggattgaatttggggctttggagcctcaggcatgagtctctttgcataaccattatgctatctgcccccccgcccccggcttttttcttctttttttaatctctccAGATTTCTGGGAGCTTCTATATGTTTCCAGAATGTACCTAAgatgcttattttaatttttttcctttcctctctcccaatAGCAATCAAGATGGATGCCACATTGTTTGCAGGGCTGCAACGTTACAACTTTGGGGGAAGTGATTACATTTCTTGGTACCTGTTAAACTAAATTATTTCCAGTAACTTCTACGAAAACTAACTTTCCGTGAGTATCAATGAAACACACAATATAGCTGACTCCAGATTTAGCTCTCGGGCTTGGCATCTATCTATGGAGGGATTTCCCAGCTATCTATCCAGGGTTTTTCCCAGGTTCCCACACGCCCAAGGCCAACCGCGGAACAACTGCCATGGAAACCGCATCAGGAGTGAAAAAGTCGCCAAGCGGAACCACAAGTCGGCGGGGAAGGGGAGTTGAGGGaacagaaaaagaggaaggacggAAGGCACTAACAGTGTTCCGGCAACCAGAAGGAGGAAACAAATATAAAAAGCCCACAGTAGGGGAAGAAATGAATTATGACTACAGCCTCGGCTGCTCCCTTGGCTTCTCAGGCCTCGTCACACTGCGCAGGCGTTTCCGCGGGGCCTCAACTCTGCTCTTTGACCTCCCGCCCCACCCCCTCTGCCCACCCGCCGCCTCCCCAGGAGCTCTTCCGGTGTTGCGGGAGGTAGTTCCGGTTCGCGGCTGTTCCCGGGTTTTGCTTTCCGCGCCCGGCCGGAAACTCATTCGCAGAGCAGCCGGTTCCGGTTCGGTAAGTGGCGGCGggaagctgggggaggggtgaggaTGGAGGGAGCCTGGCCGGGGAGGCTGGACGGGCCGGGCCGAGGGAGCCGGGGCTgcgcggggcggcggcggcggcggcggcggcggcggcggcggcggcggggacgACGCTTCGCGCCGGGTCCCGCCCCCGGGTCCCCGGGTCGCCGCCCCTCGCAGTCGGCCGGCCGCGGCGTGGCGGGCGGCTGTTAGCGGGGCCCCCGGGGAGGCGCCTTGGGGCCGCGGCCTCCGGGGCGGCGGGGAGGCGGGCGCCGCGCGGGGGGAGGACGGGGCCGGCGGGGAGCTCGGGACTTTCCCGCCAGAAGCGGGTCTGGTGTCCGGGGGGAGCCGATGGCTCCGGGGCGCCCCCGGGCCCGCTCACCTGTCGCATCGCCGCCTGCAGGTTGTCGGCACCGGCGCTGCCCCGGGAAGGACCCGACCGGACTCCTCGCGGTCGCCGCGCCggcagtgtgtgtgtctgtgtgtccgtcCCCCGGCTTATCTGGTCGGCGGTACAGCTCCTGTATCACTCTCAGGTCAGCCCCGTCAGTCATTGTACTTGGCAGGCATTTTATGTGACGTCGTGCTGGTTCTTGtgaaacattttttccccttagaaccccccccccttttttttttttgtaaacataTATAGACCGCTGGCCAGCTGCTTGActtggtgggattttttttttttttttttttttagaccagagcactgctcagctctggcttatggaggtgatgtgggggattgaacccggggctttggagcctgaggcacgagagtctgtttgcataaacatcatgCTATCTATACCCCCCCACCGgcgatttttatgtttatttttttgtagcatgtgtgttcaaccaggtacacctccGCCCGgccccttattttaattttattttttagtttctgtttgttcagtattggatagagaaattgagagaagacggggagacagagagacatctgcagtcctgctccactcgTGAtattttcctcctgcagatgggggaaccaggggtttgaacccgggtccttgtgcactgtagtgtgtgcgcttagccagatgtgccaccgcctgaccccaaaagatttctttctttttttttttttttaatatttatttattcccttttgttgcccttgttttattgttgtagttattattgttgttaatttgatgtcgctgttgttggataggacagagagaaatggagagaggagggaagacagagagggggagagaaagacacctgcagacctacttcaccacctgtgaagtgactcccctgcaggtgggagccgggggctcgaaccgggatctttatgccggttgttgcgctttgcgctatgtgtgcttcccgctgagctacctcctgattccctctttctttgtttttttttttttatttttattttttaaattttatttattattccccttttgttgcctttgttgttttattgttgtagttactatcgatgtcattgttgttggataggacagagagaaatggagagaggaggggaagacagagaggaggagagaaagatagacacctacagacctgcttcaccgcccgtgaagcgactcccctgcaggtggggagccggggctcgaaccgggatccttttgccggtccttgagtttggcgccacctgggcttaacccgctgcgctacctcccgactcccctttctttgtttttaaagaagcATATACTTATCAGTTATTGTGAGAGAGAATGTGAGCAGATGAggggggtggggactggagc
This portion of the Erinaceus europaeus chromosome 7, mEriEur2.1, whole genome shotgun sequence genome encodes:
- the LOC132539355 gene encoding basic proline-rich protein-like; translated protein: MTDGADLRVIQELYRRPDKPGDGHTDTHTAGAATARSPVGSFPGQRRCRQPAGGDATVPSSPPAPSSPRAAPASPPPRRPRPQGASPGAPLTAARHAAAGRLRGAATRGPGGGTRREASSPPPPPPPPPPPPPPRAAPAPSARPVQPPRPGSLHPHPSPSFPPPLTEPEPAALRMSFRPGAESKTREQPRTGTTSRNTGRAPGEAAGGQRGWGGRSKSRVEAPRKRLRSVTRPEKPREQPRL